TTTTTCTTCGTCATTTGTAGTTCCTTGAAATGAAGCTTCCTCCTGCAGTTCAAGTTTGTCGTATATCCACTTCGGAAAATACAGGTCACTGCTTTTTTGCTGATCTGCAGATAAATTGTTTCTACCACATACCATGTCTAAAACCATCATCCCAAAGCTATAAACATCAGATTTGTGGGAAACTCCTCCAATTGTTCTGCAGAATACCTCTGGAGCTATGTACCCAATAGTCCCTCTTGCTTCCATCATTGATATGGTACTTTTTTGTAAGGGGCATAATCTGGCTAGGCCAAAGTCTGAAATCTTCGGGATAAACTCTTGATCAAGTAGTATATTGTGAGGCTTGATGTCGAAATGCAAAATACGAGCATTACAACCTCGGTGTAAATAGTCTAATCCTTTTGCGATCCCTATGGCGATATTAAGAAGTGTTTCCCATGGTAAGGATTGATTACTGGGACCAGCACCATGATATGTGAATTTTTCAAGGGATCCATTCGGCAAATACTCATATATCAAGGCTCTTTTATTACCCTCGAAGCAAAAACCTAAAAGAGTGACAATATTGACATGGTTAGTTTGACTGATGCTAGCTACCTCGTTGAGAAAGTCTTCACCGTCTCCCTTTGATTGTTTCAAGACTTTCACCGCCACAAGAAAGCCGCTCTTTAACTTACCTTGGTAAACAATAGCATAGCCACCTTCACCAAGTTTCTCGCTGAAATCATTGGTGATTTTCTTTAAATTCTTGTACGTATGTCTTGTTAAAGAAAACGAACCATAAATTTGTAAGAAGGCATCAACATTGGGGCATGTTTTGGCTTCTGACTTCCAGAACGTAGCAAATTTTTTATTTGATTTCTTATTTCTGAGATACCAGACAATGAGAATAAAAATCCCCATCCCCAATGCTAAAGAAGCTGCGGAAAACAAATTTACATTACAATCGTCAGGAAATTTATTATGAAAAATAGAACTAGAGGAATGTAATTTGATCGTAGCACTAGGTTACCTGATCCAGCAATGATGAGGCTCCTTAATTTATTTACTGCAGTAGAATTAATAACGCAAATTAAGAGACAGATGTGTATGCAATAAACAACATGAATTTCATAGACGTCTTCGTTATGGAATGTGTGCTTTATACATGCTAATGACAGATGAATCACCAAATCACTGATATGGAGGAGCAGAAGTAAATGTTACGAAACTTAGCGGACTGGACGTCATGAACAAACTAAGCACAATATAAGTATATAACCGAAAGCCTAAATTGACCCCATTTTGATCAAATTGCTAGACCTGATATGACCCTAACTCAGAATGACCCGGCCAGAAACTATCTGTCTTGAAATGAtcctgttgagtttatggattcaagtacctaagagcgggagggggtgaattaggtactatttaaaaatttataacttcaactttattgaattaaagtgagttacgggGACAAGAGAGATgagaagatactttgaataatattgaaagactaaacaagtatcacgatgaatgtttgctgaagtatgaaagtaacaatcgttGATTTAGctatttgtctcggtttgtgGAATACGGattgcagaccaaatgtgacataTGATGATGAACTACTTGAAGGTTTAAGCAAAGCacgacaaacaataataaaagagcagcggaaataaagtaaaacaattgaacacgagatttttgaattggttcggcaagaaactcaagtgcctacgtccaatctacctttttattgctttcttttagtgatctactccgacaactaaaagacccttacaataaaagacaccaacctactccggttgtaaagctagtacaagaactactccgttcttatgacaagccaactcgcaacctgctccggttgccaagagttaaagactactccgtcctaaactctactaacacacttagaatgttataggatcaagtttccaccaatgttgttaggatcgggattctactttgaatcgatgaagagggtaggatcgaatcgatagaatcggatcgtagaatcgtaagattctacaaattcaCTAAGTATAGTTTTTAATTCACCAaaatatagttttttatttggtaaaaatatataattgaagatcaaaacacttatttatataCAAAATATCGATAGTTAATGAGTTTAGTATCATTTcatgaacatgtttctacaacttacatgaaatttagattttacgatgtcattatataaaaatatattttaatatgtttactatggagtcgaatcgtaggatcgtaagatcgtagaatcgtattatgattctacctctagaaaatttcaaatagataggatcgtaagattctacaagcatgatagaatcgtaggatccgggatcggtcaagcatttttggatcgtaaaatcgtagaatcataaGATCGAATCGGGATTCTAACAACAAtggtttccactaacatattcttagcaaagaatagagatggacaacttttacaagatcaacagttcttaagcaagagagtttagtattataaagtaacagtagccacgactgtaacaacttgaagacttttaaaggtttttgcaAAGACACTcgatttttaagctttaaaaacaatttgcaaagttgaaaaattatttcagaaaagtcttgggatTTTATGAGGAGGATggctcgccttttatagaggaaatgggtgaggaggttgctagggttttgaagggtcaaagaccacacatgtgaagggcatttgcaaccacccaaaacttgcaccaaagagggctcttttgcaaaggcaagaatagagaaagagtgtttgaaagatatccttaaaagctcatgcaaattcagaaaacaaaggatgtgagacaagtcacatgatgacaagttaacacaaatatggcaaaaagcatttcttattttctaaaagaccaaagggttgaatttgcataaagaggaaatattttgaaattaataataattcaaaccactctttattgaaggccAACTCCTAATAAAATCTGaagtttatctttgaaaaataagagtcacgtgaaaggtttttgaaagataagaagagcttcaagttttacgaattgtggcaacaatccaagcaactgtttactaatgaaagtaacagtcgtctggactgtttctattactctaagatactctactttctcgcttgtacattagatgacactaagactcaatacaaagggatgattaacaacttcaacacttcttaatccatgcttgattacatcattaatcctgaaaaggtaaactaagatagcacaaatcaaatgggcatgtcatcatcaaccataaggaacccaacaaattccccctttgatgatgacaagccccaaacaaatgtataagcaatgtaaataccttgattcaagattttaagcaagcaagatcaaatgagagaagggacaatattaccttacctaaggcaaGAGCTAAAATCAAACTAGCcaagacaattttacattgccccaaaacaagattcaagactaagaaggttagacaagacattagttaatcaatatgcaaagagattaagagcatgagtttaccttttccccctcttgacatcatcaaacggatagggatgtcaaaagcattagagtgcaaATAATCATAAGAAAACGCAAGAAGACACATGTAAGcgtgacaaggtaacaaagtcAACATAAACATACGGTTTAAACATAAGTTCACCATAGTTCACCATGGCTAAATAGAGTTTAAAAACACACCACCAAGCATTAACATAACAAGTAAAGAAAATAATGTCTTAGAAGGGCACAACACGGGTGGACAAAATGAAAAAGGGCACGGGCAAGGGCAAGAGGGCCGAGAAGGAAGGGATAGGCTAAGGGGAGgaagcttgttcaccatccgagccactacccaaaggATCATCATCCACATGAGCATCATCACCAATTTCCTTTGTTGACACGAGGGTGGAGATGATATCCACCTCACCACGGATGAGTTCCACTGTGGAAGCAAGGGCCGAGATAGCTAAATCTTTTTGATGAGCATCTTGCTTAATTCAAGCACTTAACTCAGCCACGGCTTGAAGAACTTCCCGCATACTACCCGTATTCACTTGACTAGATGACCCACCCTCCAGatccttcttaattttcaccgagattaattcatcattttcaactttgataagcattttccccatttgaccatcactcatAATGTCACACATGTCCAATGAACCCAAGCTAGTACTCACTAAAACcccttgtgccttgagcacaaccgacaaccacattccatagggcAAGTGAATCATGCTAGAAGAGGGTCTACGAAGTTTGGTCGAAATAAGGTGAAAGcgcttaaacattaacccaaCTAAGTTCACCTTTTTGTGAGTTGCAATATGATAGATTAaatattgttgggctatggtgagtttCCCCGATCACCCGAGGGATAAATTGATCGACACAGCATATTAAAAATGATTCGAAGAGGAGGGGGTATTTGGGTATTACTCACAGGACCACAAGTGACGACTTTGGGACACACGACTTGAGCAACATTAAGGGGTGAGGCATAAGGTAAAGCAACCCATgtttcggaggggagtttgtcataacctccggttgggatatcaagggcggtagcaaaatcagattgagAGAGTTTTAGAGGCTTACCATTCACCTTAGCCGTGAGAAATTCACCCGATTTGTCAATACGAACGGTTGCAAAGAATTGAATCACCTCACTCACAAAGACCGGTTCACGCATTTCCAGTaatttttcccaaccttgagccaATATCATGTCACGGACAGTGTGAAAGGCGGGAGGCTCGAACCAAGTTTGGTTGTAAACCCGAGGAGAATGGATGGCTTTGGGATTCAtcaacctctcacaatttttgTAGATGGAGGTAGGGAGATCGATGCTTTCGAGGTGATCCCAAACAAGAGCCAAATCCCATTTAGAGGTTAGGGAAACCGGATCTGAGGGAGAAAGGTACACAAGTTTCTTCTTTAATGGTTTCGATTTTTTCAAAGGAGGTTCACTGGGTGTTTCAACAGGAGGATTAACATTAGGGTTTTCAATGTTGCTTTGCTCGACACTTTCAGAAATGGGGGGTAACTGGGATGAAGAggatttttctttccttttgttgtttttcttcaCCGGAATCGGGTCAGACTCGGCGGACTTGGTTGGATTttcattcaaatcaaactcaGTTTCTTCAATATCCTCGACATTTACCATGACCGGTTCGATGTGATCTCGGATGAGGAGCCGGCGACAGGTACCCTTCTTTCGACCGCCTCGAGTACGACGCCCAACCATAGCTGAGATGGGGATGTCGTCGGATGGTGGTGGAGCAGTGGAAGGAGGATTTGGAAGAGGGTTAGGCTGTActgggtttggttgaggtgatGGAGATGAAGTCGAGGTTGAGGTGTGTGGAGGAAAGGCGTGGGAGATTTTTTGTGAGGGCatggtgtaatactccgtatttataagtcttggggtactctatcgagtagcccttactctgtcgagtaagggtaagttgcgaaataaaatagtttctgacctgttgggtactcgatcgagtagtcggggggtactcgatcgagtaaggggtactcgatcgagtaccttgggtactcgatcgagtgtccggttttacggggagttttctcgggttttgttaattatgcgattaaggtatttaaacataatcgtcattgttttaaatcacttttacaaaacctaaaaccctgtttaagagagaaagcaaccagttcaccttcctaatcgcattcttagcaattcccggagttcagacggtcggttcttgtcgttattcgtgtcgttgagttccttgcgtcgagggtaagcttttaatataatttttataatgttttgttaagtttggttaaaccctaatttagggattgggggtttttgtgtgtagtatgtgatgtatagcctatatgtgttatatgataggaggagggttcgtagaagaggctttttgacttttgttgataccgtctgactgttgtgctttccaggtaggatttcctactcagtattagtcccataatgggatattggtgatgtgttgtatttgattgtttgatataatgattgtactgtgtttgtggttgtgattgctgattgatggttctcgagatgcgttctcggctgagtagggtcacttgcgggagtgacttcacgccctagtttcgcccttcgtggaacccgccacggaaggggatgtgcacattaatgggacagggttatcgctcggtatgatgagcgaggcttaggtgggaacggctgcggtcccccactggcagggctggtccagtggacagtcaggattgagatgatgggagttggtggtgtgtgtgtgtgtgtgacggttcaaattgtgtctgtttgtcttattattgttatctatattgattgtgtgattagtattgaccccggtgttgttttgtaaactgcggtgatccattcggggatggtgagcgagatattgagcggtattgagaggagtcttgggataggctgggatgccacgacatgatgataggagtcttccattgtagtctttagtttatttacttttcgATTAGACAGTCATttgaaataatgtatcgtacttttggtttggtttgaggattgtaactattcactaaattattatattaagcattgtttctttattgttgtttgattatcattgcctcgggtaaccgagatggtaatgtcttcatacctgagtggtcctggtaaggcacttggagtatgggggtgttacaaatggtatcagagcgacgatcctgaaacctgtaaccaatgaacttaatgaacatagggagtcaattaaaatgaacccggggtaaaagttgtgggagctagtgcaaaggcttgggagacgtcctaaagtcgcaggtcgcctacaactttgaaccggtcacatggggaagtgtttgtcgagttgtatgtgtgtttggttaacttgtttacaaatgtgatggaatgtgttgattgttggatgttcgaagttggaagttgagaaggtgaaagaaaagtgatgatatatagaaactgttgatgcaatgataacatgttgaatgttttacaacgtggcaattaatagcatgatgaaatgatctcgtagatatagaaaagatatgtagcatgattgttatgatatcatgtagtttataaagtttagcatgttagcatatgacgtaacatgcgggtagcttttacgagttagtgttactcgatcgagtgagactgactcgatcgggtggatttttggcgattttgagttcagaatcgagttttggggcactcgatcgagtaactaggggtactcgatcgagtagggggtcactcgatcgagtagcctagatactcgatcgagtaggtaagaggtCAGAAGGCCTGTTTgggtctgaagtttgggtactcgatcgagtacgtggggcactcgatcgagtagcccgttactcgatcgagtgggtttgggaactcgatcgagtaggttctgggggtcgcgtcttcgtgttttgaagtttagtacgtatgttcatatctaccccttttcttatatatgtatagtttcaagatgccgcccaagagaactgctttgtacgcgagagctgagcttatgaccgtggatgacatcgttaagatgttagagcaccaggatgctcttactgagaccctgaagagagtgaatgaggacaaggataagagtaaggagaaggaggttgaccattctaaaatcagcctctatattgcgaggtttaacccgaaggaatacaagggggttggggagcctaaccttcttgatagttggctgagagagatggagaacatcttagacttggttcattgtcccgatgagatgagggtggaacagtgcgttctatcgaGGGAGGCGgcgaggcaagtggtgggattcagtgaaggtgagtgctaaggagatatacaccaaccaaggcttacccgctataccatgggaggagtttcgtaggggtttgtgaggaaggagttcgtagcggagcatgtaaggagtaagttgagggaagagtttgataagtttaagatgaccgcgaGATGTCGGTGGCCGAGTACTAcggacagttcaatgagaagtccagtatctttgaggatatgggtccGAGTGagagaacctggcattgaggtttgaaagagggttgactaccacgattatggataagttacccgtgggaatccttaccgatgttaaggaagcttatgagagggctggaagagctgagaggttggtggagatggctcaggagaggtcaggtggtgagaagaggaagttcgagagcgagggtggtggccaatcgaatcacaagaaaggcaaccacaatcggtctaaaggattttcttcggtcggggttcgatctttggggcttcctttgggcgtggccgagggagtgtgagtaatagttggggagtgacctgctttggttgtggtggtgtaggccacaagagacatgagtgcacgagtgcaccgagaTCTTTCGAGAGACTcgcacgagcttcgcgagcaacggaccggccggatcatggccaaaccgggaagtcgagttaccagtggaggcaaccgcaacggcggtaattcttatcagaagacaccgacgaacaacaacaacaatcaagggtcgggtgctaagccgaccgcatcaccaagatcttgtccggggaggtgggcggaagaccgatggcaagttattcatgatggagaagaaagcaggtgaggaagatgcgcacgttatcaccggtacattccttgttaatggtattcctacctttgttttgtttgattcgggggcttctcagtcgtttgtgtcttcgagtcatgttaaacagttgggtttgtgAGTATATGAGTCcattagtgagcaagttttcataccttcgggtgagtctgtatcgtgtgggaggttgtttagagatgtatctttgatagttgggcaagttgatttccctgtagacttgctagagtttccttttaacggttttgagatgatagttgggatggattggttaggaaagtataaagctaggATAGAtcatcatcaaaagaaagtgtccttaagaggtccaaagggtgttagtgtgtcttaccgtgggtttctagtcaaacccaaagttaagttgattacaTTTGTTaacttgaagtcttatctgaggaagggatgtcctttgatcccgtgccatgtgagagatgaccggatagaaatttcgacgattgatgagataccggtggtgggagagtttgcagatgtttttccggaggagattccggggttgccaccgaagagggagatagacttcaccgttgagttgaagccgggggacgggggccaatctctaaggcaccgtgccgtatgggtcctaaggagatggaagaGCTTAGGAAgcggttggatgatttgatagagaagggatacattagaccaagtgtatcgccttggggagcaccagttcttttcgtgaagaagaaagatgggagcttgaggttgtgcatagattacagggagctgaaccgtgtgacgataaagaacaagtatcctttgccaaggatagatgacccgTTTGATCGATTGAGCGGCGcaacagtcttttccaagattgatttgaggtcggggtaccatcggtgaagattagagaggtggacataccaaagacagctttcacgtcaaggtatggccattatgagtatgtggtgatgccgtttggattgtctaatgcgccggcggtgtttatggatttgatgaatagaatcttgagacgcttcttggaccagtttgtagtagtgtttatcgatgatatcttagtctactctaagactaaggaggagcatgaggagcatctgaggatcgtgttgcggactttgagggatcatgagttgtatgctaagtgtCCCAAGTGGGAGTtctgttagagaaagttgcttttctggggcatgtgatctctaaagatggggtagctgtggatccggcgaagattgaagcagtgacaaagtgggaagcaccaaagaatgttgctgaggttaggagtttcttgggtttagctggatactacagacggttcgtgaaagatttctccaagatagctagaccgatgacagcgttgatgaggaaagagaacgggtttcgttgggatgagagttgtgagacggcgttccagacattaaaggagcgtttgaccacagctcctgtcttagcattgcctgaagggagcgagaactttgaggtttatacagatgcctcgaagaatgggctgggatgtgtgttaatgcagaatggtaaagtgattgcctatgcttctaggcagttgaagccttatgaggagaactaccctacccatgatctggagttgggtgcagtggtgtttgctctcaagatttggagacattacctttatggagcaatctttaaggtattttctgatcacaagagtcttaagtatatcttcacgcagaaggagttgaacatgagacagaggaggtggatggagttgattggcgattacgacatggaaattatctaccatgaagggaaggccaatgttgttgctgatgctttgagtaggaagagtgtacattccttgtgtacgactctatctttgatgaggcgaggatgaggtagcgagctttgggatacatatgatgcgagaaaggagatgccatgggtgatatgacaaagacatccggagttttatgatgatattcggggtaagggctttggatcctaagatagtggagtggagagtggagtagaaaagggacaaagtgtccggttttctattcatacagatggtagtctgaggtttgatggtaggcggtgtgttcctaatgatgaggagttgaaaaagacgatcatgacagaagcgcattgcacaccattttcagttca
The Silene latifolia isolate original U9 population chromosome 11, ASM4854445v1, whole genome shotgun sequence genome window above contains:
- the LOC141611443 gene encoding rust resistance kinase Lr10-like, yielding MGIFILIVWYLRNKKSNKKFATFWKSEAKTCPNVDAFLQIYGSFSLTRHTYKNLKKITNDFSEKLGEGGYAIVYQGKLKSGFLVAVKVLKQSKGDGEDFLNEVASISQTNHVNIVTLLGFCFEGNKRALIYEYLPNGSLEKFTYHGAGPSNQSLPWETLLNIAIGIAKGLDYLHRGCNARILHFDIKPHNILLDQEFIPKISDFGLARLCPLQKSTISMMEARGTIGYIAPEVFCRTIGGVSHKSDVYSFGMMVLDMVCGRNNLSADQQKSSDLYFPKWIYDKLELQEEASFQGTTNDEEKALQTKMILVSLWCIQTYPSNRPTMTTVVDMLQGCLDSIQMPPRPNLSSPPRLAFNTSGTITQTQ